TAGAAGAGGAAACGGAACCATCACAACCAGTAAGAGCTGAAGTTAGAGGAGCTTCTACTGAAGCCGAAACTGCCAAGGTCATAGAGGTTTCCACGAAAGCTGAATCCATTTCACAATTGCAGAATAAAGACAAAGGTGTAAAGATTGAGATAAGCACAGAAGAGCTAGTAAACTTCGTAGCAAATCTTGAAGCTCCTGAACAACAGGTAAGTTTTTCTTTACACACCTTTGTTTCTGTAAGTCATCATAGCATAGGCTTATCTAGCGAAGTAACTGATCTTAAAAGGGAGATTGAATTAGCTAAGACACATACGAACGTATAGATacaatttttacaagttttggttgGGTAAATCGCGAAACCATGTTGGGGAAGATGAACAGTGCGACGACCTCGTATTTAGGGGTTTGCTAGCCCGGAAATACGACCTCGcatttgtcattattaaaagaaaaccCTAACTCTCTCTCCTATGTTCGGCAATCTGCTCCTCTTTCCCATGTCAATCTAATCGATCTTATCTAGTGTTTCTTGTAAATGTGTCACTCTCACTGATTCTCGAAtcagttgatgtgcatgtttgggATTCGTCTTGAtttttttgattagattttCAATCGTTTGTTTTTTTCCTCCATAACCCTAATTCTTTTTCAACCGTTTCTGATCTTATAGCATTTTATCTATTCGCGTCTAACTTGATTAATCCAGCTAGATTTAGAAGTTTGCTATCAGATTAAGAGGGTAGAATTGGTTTTAGGGCTCCACAGGGTTAGGGTTTCCtttgtttcctttttaattGCCGTTCATTGGTTTTTCTGGTGCTGAGGTCGTTTTTTCCGTTTTCTGCCTGTGCATGGTTTCGTTTTTTGCATGAAGAGAGATAGTTCTTTAAGTTTTCAAGAAATATACTATCGCATTAATAGATTGAAGACTGGTAATAATGGCCAGCAGATAATTTCTGGACCAACCATGttgggaaagaagaaaaagggtGGAAACCCTAAAAAGGAAGATAACCTTAAATCTAGTAATTGAAAATCTGCTGGTGTGCCATTTGTTGAAAATGCGGGTGATTTGAAAAGCTATTCTGAGTCCTCTTTCTCCATATAAAGCTGCGGCGGTTGATGCTGCTTTTAGCTTTAAGAATGATAATGATCTGAATGCAACATCTAGTGATAAAAATTCTGATAATGCATCTTTGGAAAAGAATGTACCGGTACCATCTAGTGTGAGGGCTCCTGATGTGGCCACTGATAGGCCACCAGTCCTGCAACCACTTGATGATCGAGTTGACATAAGTGAAGTGGACCCTGATGTGGTTACTGATATGTCACCACCCCCTGGTCAAGTTTCATATGCTATGAAGGTTCAAGAAAGGATCAATAAATAAGATGCTAACTCTAGCGTCGAAACTAATCAAAAGAGACGAACTGTTAATTTTCGGACTCTAGAGTCTGATGAAAAAATGGAAGAAGTTGACATTGTTTTGCCAAGGGAATCAGTAAAAGTGGTTCAGGATAGATTTGCAAATACTTTGTGTGGTTATTTCCTGGGTAAAAGGCAAGCTTTCCCGGTTGTTGAGAATTCTGCAAAGAATGTATGGTCGAAGTTTGGTCTAAACGATTGATGATGAATGCCaatggttttttcttttttaattttgcaaCAAAAACAGGGATGATGAATGTGCTTGAAGGAGGACCTTGGCTGATTCGTAATGTTCCTATTTTCCTCAATATGTAGACTCCGTCAACTATTTTGAGGAAATAAGACATTAAAAAGGTAACGGTATGGGTGAAGATACATAACGTTCCTATGGCTGCTTACACTGAACATGGACTGAGCTTGCTTGCTACAAAGTTAGGTAGACCTAAATTATTAGACTCTTACATATCTACTATGTGTTTAGAATCATGGGGCAGGAGTAGTTACGCAAGAACCATGATTGAACTAACTGCAAATAAcgtgtttaaggatgttttgaCTATGGCAATTCCAGATATGGAGGGCGATGGGTATGTGAAGGAAAATATGAAAGTAGAGTATGAATGGAAACCTCCTCGTTGTGATCATTGCAAGGTAGTTGGGCATGACAACCATGGGTGACCTAAAGCTGTGAAATAGGTGCAGAAAACTCCTATTATCGACGCTGAAGGGTTCCAAGAAGTGTCCAAGAAAAAGAAGGCAGCTTCTAAACATGGTGTGCATGTTAACAAGCAAAAATAGAAGTTTGAATATAGACCAGTTTCTAAACTGTCTACTTCAGGTACTTCTGGTTCGTCGAATCAGGTGAATATTGAAAATAGATATTGTTAGCTTTATAATTTGTAGTGCGTGTTTTGTATATTAACATTTGTATTGTcctttatgtttattatgttttggtgaagggtttatcatgtaattagacatgtacttgtttgtaattATCCAAGGGGTTTAATAGCAATTTATGTGGCTATATAAACCTCCACAAATAATGAAAAGTTAACCTTTTGACCAATTAATCTTTCATAGTTATAATACCTACTTTCTCTCTAAATACCTACTTTTCCATTTCTTATAAAGGTTCAATTCACATTTTAGCATAGTTTAcacttggtatcagagcaaaatcacaACGTGTGAGAGATCCATAGCTTGATTTTGTTCATCCTTGTTCATCCTTGTGTTTTTACTTCCATACCGAAATCCTCAATCTTTTTCCCTTTACCATGTTAAAGTAATTGAATTTCTTGTGTTAATTCACTCCTTATCATCCCAAGATATCACCCATAAAGTATCTTTTCCTATCTCTAATCACAATGTCTTGAAATCAAATTTTAGGTTTCTGTTTCAAAAACCGAGATTCAATCACGGTTTTCCTTCACAGTTCTAATACGGTGTTTCTGTCTGCTTAGAACATACTAAAACGGGGTTTCCATATCGGTTTTACTTTTCTCAAGaacttttaatttcaataaGAATACCTGGTTTataccaaaaccggtatttgttctcCCATTTATAGGTTATTAAAACtctaattaatcttgatttaatttCTCAAAAACCGGTTTTCTGTTACTTTTAGAATACCGGTATTAGTACTTGATCCATTGTTTGAATGTTATAATACCTGGTTTactccaaaaccggtatttgtttcTCTAATAGTTAAATTTCAAGCTGTTATTATCTTCaaattttttgaagaaaaccggtatttgtacCCTTATTACTGATTACCGGTTTTAGTCAAGGATTGTTGGTTTAAGTTGTGTTTTGAATGTATTAATACCTGGTTTACTCCAAAACCGGTATTCGTTCCtccattaatcatttttcttaatcAAAACTCTGTTCAATTTCTGTCCTAAAAACCGGTATTCCTACTTACGAATACCGGTATTAGTTCTTCCTTTCTGGAAAACCGGTTTCTGTTGTGCTTTGCTGTGTGGTTGTATGTTGTAATACCTGGTTTATACCAAAATCGGTGTTAGTGTTCTTTTCATCAATTTTGTGGAAAAGTTACGCTGCTCAATTTTCAGCTTGAATACCAATTCCTCACACTGTGTCATGGCTTCTCAAGATTCTTTAATCATAGGTTCTGAAACTCGCCCACCTGTCCTCTATCGTGACTGCTATCCCCAATGGAGGAATCGTTTTCTGAACTGGGTTGCTAAACAACCTAATGGTGCTGATGTAAAGACATCTCTCAAAGAAGGACTGGCTATTCATAGAAATCCTGTAACTAAAGAAATTTTACCACCCGAGAGTTGGAATACCACTCAGAGAAACCGATCCCAAGCAGATGATCTTGCTGTTACATATCTGTACTTTGCTCTGCCTAATGAAATATATCGAAACGTTGATTCGTATACCACTGGGAAAGAAATTTGGGATGAACTTGAAAAACAGTTTCAAGGGTCAGAAATCTCAACAACCATTCGACTTTCTTTTGTAATTGATCTGTATGAGACCTTCAAACAGGAGAAAGGGGAACCATTAGTGAAAACATATGATCATTTCTACAATGTGATCAAtgatttaagaaaagaaaaggtgaaCAAAACTGAGATTGAGCTCAATGTGAAGTTTCTCCGATGCTTGGAAGAAGTCTGAGAACCTTATGGCACACAGATAAACGTTCAACCAGATTTTAATAAGCTTAACATTCACAATCTCTATGAAAAGTTGAGATTGAATGAAAAAGCTGTTCTGAAACAAGAAGCAAAATTTCAAGAAAGTTCTTCCACTGATCCTCTTGCTCTTATGGCCAACAGAATGTCACATCTCTCTATGAACTCCAATGATGAAAACACCTTTTCTGATCTTGGTGATAATGATCTCATCGAATCTGACATGGATGATAAAGAAAAGGAGATGTGCAGAGATCTTGCATATTTTACTCGAtccttcaagaaaaagtatatgaCAAGAAGACCGACTAATAATCAACTTCGAACATCTTCTGTTTCATCTTATGTCAAGAACAACCAAGCTCCTAAATTTGATCAGTATCCGAGAAACACAACTGGTGAAAAGAAGTTTGAATCTCCAAGGTCACTTGAGAAGAAAGTTGCTGAAAGGAAACCTAAAGAAAGGAAATGCTACAACTGTGGTCAAACTGGTCATTTAGCAATCAATTGTTCCAAGCCTCGTCAGAAGAACTCCACATACTATCAAAACAAACTCATGTTAGTGAAGCAACAAGAAAGTGGAGTTGCTCTttttgctgaagatgacaaatggctacaTCTCTCTGATGAAGAAACTGAAGAACTTGCTGCtaatgtgtgcttcatgactAAGATCAAGCGTTCCAATGAGCTGAGTGACGAAGGTAACAAATCAGaaactgatgatgatgaggtatGCGAAATTCCGAAACTTGCTTTAGAACAATTATTGCATGAATGTGAACAGACTGCTCTCACAAATACATCTCTAAAAGAAGAAGTAGCAAACTTAACCAATgctttacaagaaaaagaaaactctTGAACtgattttcaaaacaaatttcaaaccCTTCAGAAGGACTTTAAAGATCTTTCAACCAGTAATGCATCGGTTTCATTTACTGCTTCTTCTGAATTACATCTTGCCAATCAAGAACTTGAGCTCAAAGTATTTGAACTAAACAAAACCATCAAAGATTTAAAAATTGCTCAATCAAATGAAATGTTTAGAGCAAATGCTTTGGCTGAAGATCTTGAAGCCCTCCAGTCTAAGTTCAACAGTTCCAACCCTTCTGTGAAagaattacaaaatcaaatttctgatttaaatcatgcATGTTGCATAAAAGATTCTCAGaaccaaaaacttgaaaataaaattgatgaacTCACTGATTAAatcaagttttataaagttaaggTTTATAGAATTGATCAATCCAACAAGcaaatctttttaaacaaaccaagagattttgatgatttgaagATTTTTAAACAAACATGATGCGATATGGTTTGCAAACTCAATTTGTTCGACCCAGTTATGATGATTTTGATACAGAAGAACAGTTATTCAAatgtaaaatcaaaattaactatgatcaaatcaatgatTCTTATGATTTGTTTAATCTTCCACTTTGTCCTAAACCAAAAAAACACTCTGTTACTATAGTTGAACTGGATGAAAACTCAAGTGCAGACTCAACTGAAAAACAATCTGTTGTTCATACAAGTGAGCccaaacttgaaaaagtatTCGTTCATCCAAAACCAGCTCCAGTTCGACTATATATTCcacaaagtgttttggaaaaacaaatagaagattTGAAACAAACTATAACTGaaaaacaagattgataaatgctcttttatctcaaaatcaCCATAACAAATCTGTCCCCAATAGCTCCTCCAGTGTTGTTTATGACTGTACTAATCTTAGCCAACCTGTGTGTGTCATTGTGAATCCCAACAATTGCTCCTTAAATGATGAAGTGTGTGACATTGAAGATGTTTCTGTGCATCCCAAGTGGGATTCAATTAAGACCAATTCTGTTGCCACCCAAACTGAAGATGATTGTGTTTCTAACATTGATTGTGtgtatgatgaagattatgatgaACAAATGTCGGTGGATAAAATTGAACACATTTTTCCAAATCTATTTGATACTGAGCCAATCAAGTTTTCTAAAGAAACTGAGTCGTATTGTAACGAGTTTAACGCTCATTCCAAACAATATGAATTTGAAAGAAATCAAAGACTGAATTTGCTCACTAAACTCAATAAACTTAAGATTGAAATGGAGTATAAAAAcattatacttcaagcttttgtggATAACAATACTGAAAAGGTAACAAAGTTACTTTCCTCAGGTCCTTTTTCAAAATTTGTGTCCAATGTGACTCTACCACATTTGTCTCATGATTCAAAGTCATCTACTGATACTTCATTCTCCTCCATCAACTCGACCACTTCTCAAATCAATGTCCAAGTCTTTTTGGATGAAATTGATGCATTGAACATCTCattagaaaaagtaaaaaaggaatTTCAAATTAAGTCAACACTTTTTGAAACAACAGAAAAGCGATACTGTAAGATCATTCAAGAACTAATGAGCCACCAACCCGTTTGTCCAAATGATAATGCATCAAATTCATACAAAGAGACTTCAAGTTCTCTGAAGACTTCTGTTTCTAAAGTGACTGTGGATTCCGATTCAAAGAACAACGGTTTTAATCTAAATATTTCTAAAATCCCTGATCTAAACaaatttttggaagaaaataaTACTTATGATCCggattttgaaaataaatttttcaagaaaaacaaacCTTCTTTGAAAAAGACTCCACCCTCACATCCCTTGAAAGCAGCTTCATTACCATGGAAGACACCAAAACAAAAGGTAATCATTACTAGACCAAGGAACTTGCTTGACAGTTGCAAGTACAAAAACTCCCAGACTTCTACAGTCCACACCAACCCCTCTCTCAAAACTAAAATGAAACTTCAACAACAACCCAAGAATCGAAAGCTTTTTGGTTACCCTAAACAATCTCTAACCACACCTAGGTGCACTTTAAAGGTGTTTAGAGATGAAGCTGTAGGAATAAATAGATACCAAGATCAATATGGTTGGTTTTCTTCTACTCCAAAGAAATGAGTGTCTCCTGTTCATCACAAACAGTCTTCTTCTAATTCTAAAACtgttcatgtttcaggtgactTATGTTTAAACTGTCAAAGTATTTGGCTTCCTAAAGATAGACATTTACATGCATCTAGGAGAGTCAAGTCTGATAAACGTGTTTCATATGTGGaaggtgtaacaccccaactaaggcggaacaatgagatgtacagaaagtcgagtattcaaaacaaaggattataaataacattcaccacaactttatttgataaaaaggaatttacaaatgtacaagcatgtgaaccaatttccaagtacaaatgcgtccaccatacttgaatattaagttcacgaaacaaatatcaagcacatgaatagtatactacaatgatcagggcggattccattgcccttcacaaggtttgatattcgactaaaagtgcaatgcaaacaatcatgatgcatataaatcctcaaagcttatgctaattcctgaaaagcatgaagaaaaagtgtcaactacgaaaacgtagttggtgagtgcataggtttttatatataaatcttggtacatcaccgttttactacttagaaaaccgattactattacatttcgaaacacccaaaccatatgaccgacaaaaattctcatatcatattatcgagtttttttccaaataccacaatgtcatatcaagacttggaaaaatccataataaaattTCGGATTCTCATTCGTCAAATCATCaggagagaaaaagtatataaatcgattaatcgtataccataccaaaatcattcagtTACCAAAATcgtttcaatatcaccaatttcaacgtctttgaAGATaacatatgagggacgatacccaatccgtatgttcaaacaatttccaattattaacaatattaatatcaatttcacttagccacaaggcataattcaatatcaatttcatttagccacgaaggcataatttacataattttgatgagtaaatgcttgagccactactactaccattttcaagtccaagctttataatacttcttatctttgcacaagctgtcaatcaagtgccttacttatacttggggtcgtgtcatgaAGACGACAGATTAAACTTACGTAgctagttataagttgttagattttcggcaacttggcttcatttgcggtttcacttgatatattaggttatcatatagaaatgtcatattaagttatgttattctttattcatcatttgttgtgtaaccgattttagcgtgaattaacatttgtgatatcaatgtatagcttggttaacataattacttatgtcaatctcatttaatcatctttgttttattgtgattatacttatcttcaactcgtatattcctcgatttgtcttacgattacttggttcatgaagttcgtttaagtgttatgggccattaccaattgggccttaagtgtcataggcttttaaatattttgggcttacattagttattgggctttaccttatttgggttcattatttgagccgggttagcccattatggttcttagttcattacctagcccattatgccatttataagattacttacaaattttctgttttatactttatttttaagaaatgatagctactattttggggtcaagacgaattatttggaccttcatgatttttacacagtgacctacatgtatctagtatttttgtgaatttttggtgaatttttagatgatgtttggtgtccgtaaaaattatccaaacacaaactgtcccgaatgggcactgcttgcgacatcagaagttttataaaagttcttgatgttctggttgttagaaaaatcccatgagtttattttaagttcacaacacattgaaattactttccaccaagtatgacctcctggaactttatggattaggagataaaaattgttaaagtttataagatATTCATactaaattacagttttgaccagtttcagtagaaaaatcatatctttcgtttggcttagtatttttgagtaattccagttggaggttaatcataactcatttgtctacagcttttattttgatagtttttcttgaaaaggTCCTCAAATGTTCAGTTTattcgttacaagacagaagaccaattctgtcagaatgtttattggttaatgcattccaccaatggttttgtttgcttgctttaacttctagattcccactaacaaaattattactttattttgtatctcttaacatcaaatatacagatttcaatcaatttcaagttcatcaatcatccttaaaagatccatctcaagtcccatatcaaaaccaaattaaactagtgcaaatcttaTCATGCATACACTAAATCCATTATTATCTCTTGcattcataattatttcttctagatcactcttttaaatatgcatgcatgtgaagatctatgtgtttttagtgataAAACTGAAAGATAAAGAGAGTGATAATCAAAAGATTACGAGTTATCAACCTTCGAAGATCAAAACAAGAAGATTAAGAGTgttgttgggtcttgttcttgagGGCAGATTTCAAGCTCCTTGGGGGCTGTGATGACACGAAAATGAGAAGGAAAAAGGGCAAGAAGGTTACAAGATGAAAGGACAAGGAAGAGACAACAAAGAGAAGCATTAAAATCAACCTTTGATGATGTAAACTAATCAAGAAAGAGGGCTGTTCGGACAGCAGTTGAATCACGATTTTGAGAGCTCTTCGGGGCTGTTTTGCTTCACCATGCATGATCCAATCCACCATAGCTTGATCCCttattatgttattatgttattgttgttgtttcatAATTTATTGTTAAGATTTGGGGGTGTTTTTACCCAATTTTTCTGCCAAGAAGGAGAGGAGGGGAGGAAGAGATAGTTGAGAGAGTTTGAGAGCATTTcttgatgtgtgtgtgttgtttgatgcAAATGAAAGTGGGAGAGGGGCATAGCAATGTGAATGGGCAGGAGAAAGGAAGTCGGAGGCATGTCCATTGGTCTCTAGAAGTGGTGGAGTGATAGCCATTGGTTAGGAGGTGTAGTGAGTGGTGTGGAGTTTGAATATGGTCTCAATTTGGTCTAGGTTCATGTTGAGGGTGATTTTTGGAACAAACTGTGATGTAGTggttaaaatgatataaatttaacttgTGTAAGTATAATTTGATTTATGCTAGATATTAGTTTTTATGAAAGTAcgtaaatatatacacatatttcgTGTATATGCATGTACATATTTATAATTGACTTGTTAATTTCATTGATGTATATTGTTGTGCTTTGAGTTGTTGAATAAATTTTGGATATAtagattttgtttgtttaagttACATTCTCATAAGATTGTCATAATTTAATCACATTAAGATTGTCTTAAAtgattagttattgtttatggcaaatctaagatagctagtcatctatggtatttctaaggcattttacTGGAACTAggagcaattatcactatgctttgaatATCTAGTAGGTCAATTCTCTTAGcaaacctctagggatcgaCACCTAGATAAATTTAAGTAAGTaatcctaattggaaattgagggttgttacatcattacccccttaacatcaaCTTCGTCCACGAAGTTCTCTCGTTCACACggtgataaaatgaatagattgaCGATAAGGATAGCTTCACGGAGTCGTACAAAATGTGAGAGTTCATATATGTACTATCACGACCTTTCGGTTACTTACGAACTTTTTAACCTCTATAGTCGGGGGAATCTATTTCCTTGGTGCCCTAAATATCACTTGATTAAAGCTTTGAAAGAGTTATAGTTGTCGCTCACTTCTTGAGACGTCCTGAGATTAATCGTAAGAAATCAATGTGGGTTGTCCATTCTACCGAGATCAATGTTAAGTAATGGGATGATGACAAGAATATTAATGCGGAGGTGTAATATGAGCAAACGGTTCGTAAcgtgagttataacaaaaatagtaagaGACGTTGGAATATCGATCGTTGGTGGCCACTCATTTCCTATTGTCACTTTGTATACTTCCCTTTATCGTTTGCTTTCCCCAATAAAGAATCCTCCGCTGGCTCCTCGCctacttttatctttctttggtttGATGTTGGACACGCTTGCCGCTACTAGAAAATATTAACTTCATTTGTGACTAATCACTTGTTAAGGCATTACCCCTTTAACAAGGGTGATGCTAATCCAGGATGCCAAGTTGTATTAAAGTTTTCAAGGATACATCCCCATAATACCTCATTCTAGGGTTTTTAGTTCGTCTTTAGTGTCTCATGGCGTGCAAGGGAAATTggtcatgtaatgtatgatgatagtTCCATCTTATTCCTTATACGTACCTATGTTCTTTCAACTTCGCCCTTATTTTCCCAAAGTCACCTTTTTCCGTCATTCGCTAAGTCATATCGTTACTAATTTCTCTTGCTCCTGCTGTTATTGGCTTTCGAATCGTTTCATGGCACCTTTATTTCTTCCTTCTTAATGTAGAGGTATTACCCCTTTACGACATATTTCCGGCTAACCCCTTTTTCAGCATTACACATATAACCTCTTCCATTTCTCTTCTATTCTTATGCATTCCTTACGATAGAGTTTACACAATCCTTATGCTTACATCATGTCCTCACCATCTTGATAAGACAGACACTTCAAGCCCTCATTAGTATGGGTTCCTTCTTAAGGACAATTCGTATTTGGGTCCTTTCAGGCCTCCACAAAATTTCCAATGAGCTTGCTCTCTAATGCCTCATATCTATTCTTAGTTTTCTAAGCTAAGCCCATTTTCAAGTACGCTAGCCTATTGTTCTTAGGAGTTGTGAAATAACATAATTTTGGTGAAGCTTCACACCTCATCCTTTTTATCAACCATTTAGTTTTCTCCATTTTTCTTTCGTGTTCTTATGGCTCACCATACTCCTTGCCATTTCGCTACTCGGATCCATCTCTTACTAGAGTAATTGTCATCATGGATGACACACGCGTAGCCGATGGTTCTTGGAGTTTATCTCAGGGGTACTCATCTTTAGTCCTGGCTTATCACATAAGCGAATTATCACACTTTCATTCAAATGTTCCATGACCAGCTGTTTCCAGACCTCGTAGTTGTTTGAGACTTAGGTCAGCGATCAACTTCCTTGATCGTTGCGGCAATATGTGCCTTGAATTCTAGTGTCGTCTTCCCTATTTGCTTTCACAAATAACTTAGAAATTTCATGTTGTTTTCCTTCTTCACTTTTCTTGGGCGCACCTCTTCGTGGGTCGATGGCTCTTGACTATTCACCATGTGTTCTGAAATTTTTCTCACCCAAATTCATCTTATTTTAGCTTACCTCCATACGATTTGTTGATCTTGAGAAAGTAGCCATCACAAGTCATCGTGCTTTCTCTACTCACCTACCATACTTTTCTTCCTTGGTAGGGCTAGCCTCTACCGGCATTAAGCGTATACCTGTTTCTTTTTAGCCCGGTTGATATGCTCTGATAGTAGCTTGTCTTTCTGTGGAGGTTTTCCATGTGATATTCAAAGAATAACATGAGGAGCGCCATAAAGATGAACACCTCTAACACTACATCTTGTAGATGACGTCAATGTCTTCACTTTGCCGTTTGGGTTAAATCGCCTTCCTGTAGTTCACTTTCTGCTCTATATTACCTTCAGTGATGCTACTGAATAACTCCTCTTGAACGATAAAGTATAGTCTTGCGCTTCGCTTTCCTTGTTTCAACTATCGTCTTTTGTtgtgattacccccttaacatttttcctctagaaaaatgtaagggatttcATGCCTTTCGTATCATCTCGCTATCTCCTCTAAGCAAGCTCCTCAGACACCTACTTAACTAGGTTCCTTGAATCACCTTGTTTTTTT
The Erigeron canadensis isolate Cc75 chromosome 2, C_canadensis_v1, whole genome shotgun sequence DNA segment above includes these coding regions:
- the LOC122587763 gene encoding uncharacterized protein LOC122587763 — its product is MASQDSLIIGSETRPPVLYRDCYPQWRNRFLNWVAKQPNGADVKTSLKEGLAIHRNPVTKEILPPESWNTTQRNRSQADDLAVTYLYFALPNEIYRNVDSYTTGKEIWDELEKQFQGSEISTTIRLSFVIDLYETFKQEKGEPLVKTYDHFYNVINDLRKEKINVQPDFNKLNIHNLYEKLRLNEKAVLKQEAKFQESSSTDPLALMANRMSHLSMNSNDENTFSDLGDNDLIESDMDDKEKEMCRDLAYFTRSFKKKYMTRRPTNNQLRTSSVSSYVKNNQAPKFDQYPRNTTGEKKFESPRSLEKKVAERKPKERKCYNCGQTGHLAINCSKPRQKNSTYYQNKLMLVKQQESGVALFAEDDKWLHLSDEETEELAANVCFMTKIKRSNELSDEGNKSETDDDEKDFKDLSTSNASVSFTASSELHLANQELELKVFELNKTIKDLKIAQSNEMFRANALAEDLEALQSKFNSSNPSVKELQNQISDLNHACCIKDSQNQKLENKIDELTD